From a single Stigmatopora argus isolate UIUO_Sarg chromosome 4, RoL_Sarg_1.0, whole genome shotgun sequence genomic region:
- the themis2 gene encoding protein THEMIS2 isoform X1 yields MSFPLQEYMASLDNACLPRILQVCSGVYFQGKWLFGSGFAESSLLNGGYFEGSVYEISGNEVSFSTGDVVKVTDMELSSICCHDVDNDETFELPVDHTGLMKVIPEETPYSTVEELVKLRPLGLNSCLPVTFASHSKLTLDGVALGAGATLTVVSLLEDEKSCRCRVRLGPDQPPAEVTVPLSTRGEFYVHQGEERFVPRDIATSPHLRSQRFCFENATLGNHALILSPVYQIRGVMNLRKNLLRFPSSLAVDVVDITDTCQDLSFLTPLTLPEVHSQPDQAFPMTMEVLEGPETSALLKCSWLAQLQKGTTLILHQRSTSSMTVLSSSTGRKSRQYFLVSERYGGRFRKRPRRFDSTYELYEASTQIPGLKLSVVSNHEEVEEEGLPGLALGEQLEVIGCQKQVQLPCGQAETLVCRRLRDSDDDEDEDPDGEGVREDHVYLPLYMQGQFVELLRDNKKYTLEVLSNKVLLDVKVVTRDPELENDPLVGFSCLRIEGTTLEATIQASFPDTPELCFLIPVHRLSVTLFRSQQPLPWSSNQSPKCSVEPVIEVTDQFLREFRNENAPLANPPPRPPKRNLSVPQAAKSKGSNNQTLWNRRSSSPLPPTPNVRHEPPPPPPARKFPTTIHTSQRSYTSNPYVGMSSQVKGPVEKSEDVYEQTEELSEMLKKAKETIVYY; encoded by the exons ATGTCGTTCCCTCTCCAGGAGTACATGGCGTCCCTGGACAACGCTTGTCTCCCAAGAATCCTGCAAGTCTGCTCCGGGGTCTACTTCCAAGGTAAGTGGCTTTTTGGTTCTGGTTTCGCAGAGTCGAGTCTTCTCAACGGCGGCTACTTCGAAGGGTCCGTCTACGAGATCTCTGGAAACGAAGTCAGCTTCTCCACCGGCGATGTCGTCAAGGTCACCGACATGGAACTCTCGTCCATCTGCTGTCATGACGTCGACAACGACGAGACCTTCGAGCTACCCGTGGATCATACAG GCTTGATGAAAGTGATCCCAGAGGAAACCCCATACAGCACGGTGGAGGAGCTAGTCAAGCTGAGGCCCTTGGGCCTGAATTCCTGCCTACCCGTAACCTTCGCTAGCCACTCTAAGCTGACCCTCGATGGCGTTGCGTTGGGGGCCGGGGCCACCCTGACGGTGGTGTCGCTGCTGGAGGACGAGAAGAGCTGCCGCTGCCGAGTCCGGCTCGGGCCAGACCAGCCCCCGGCCGAGGTGACCGTGCCACTGAGTACCCGCGGCGAATTCTATGTCCACCAGGGCGAAGAGCGTTTCGTCCCCAGGGACATCGCGACATCGCCGCATTTGCGCAGTCAGCGCTTTTGCTTCGAGAACGCCACCCTCGGCAATCACGCCCTGATCCTCAGCCCCGTGTACCAGATCCGCGGGGTCATGAACC TGAGGAAGAACCTGTTGCGATTCCCCTCCAGCTTGGCAGTGGACGTGGTGGACATCACCGACACGTGCCAAGACCTCAGCTTCTTGACCCCCCTAACCCTGCCAGAGGTTCACTCCCAACCGGACCAAGCCTTCCCCATGACGATGGAGGTCCTGGAGGGTCCTGAGACCTCCGCTTTGTTGAAGTGCAGTTGGCTAGCGCAGCTCCAGAAGGGAACCACGTTGATTCTCCACCAGAGGTCCACCTCCTCCATGACCGTGTTGTCCAGCTCCACCGGCCGCAAAAGCCGGCAGTATTTCCTGGTATCCGAGCGGTACGGGGGGCGCTTCCGCAAGCGACCCAGGAGATTCGACTCCACCTACGAGCTCTACGAGGCCTCCACGCAAATCCCGGGACTGAAGCTTTCCGTCGTGAGCAACCACGAGGAAGTAGAGGAGGAGGGCCTTCCCGGGCTCGCCCTGGGGGAGCAACTGGAGGTCATTGGGTGCCAGAAACAAGTTCAACTCCCGTGCGGCCAAGCGGAAACCCTCGTTTGCCGACGCCTCCGGGACTCggacgacgacgaagacgaGGATCCGGACGGCGAGGGGGTCCGGGAAGACCACGTTTACCTGCCTTTGTATATGCAAGGGCAATTTGTGGAGCTGCTGCGCGACAACAAGAAGTACACACTGGAGGTCCTGAGCAATAAGGTTCTTCTGGACGTGAAGGTGGTGACTCGGGACCCCGAGCTGGAAAACGACCCTCTAGTCGGGTTCTCCTGTCTACGGATTGAGGGGACAACGCTAGAAGCCACGATCCAGGCTAGCTTCCCGGACACCCCTGAGCTCTGCTTCCTGATCCCGGTTCACAGGCTTTCCGTGACCCTGTTTCGAAGCCAACAGCCTCTACCGTGGTCCTCGAACCAGAGCCCGAAATGCAGCGTGGAACCCGTAATAGAGGTTACGGATCAGTTCTTGCGGGAGTTTCGAAACGAGAACGCTCCTCTCGCAAATCCCCCTCCTAGACCTCCGAAAAGGAACCTATCCGTGCCGCAAGCCGCCAAAAGCAAAGGGTCTAACAACCAGACGTTGTGGAATAGAAGAAGCTCCTCCCCGTTGCCGCCAACG CCAAATGTAAGGCATGaaccgccaccgccaccaccgGCGCGCAAGTTCCCCACCACTATTCACACCTCACAGAGGAGCTACACAAGCAACCCGTACGTGGGAATGAGCAGTCAGGTCAAAG GGCCGGTGGAAAAGAGCGAGGACGTCTACGAACAAACTGAGGAGTTGTCGGAAATGCTGAAGAAAGCTAAAGAGACCATCGTGTATTATTAG
- the rpa2 gene encoding replication protein A 32 kDa subunit produces MRMVESSARESPTGRSWIYLCLLSLALRIKYSLNDANSSTMWNQGGGYNDSSAAVGGYTQSPGGFASPSLSQGGEKKTRTRASQIIPCTVSQLITANHVDEIFKVGEVEVSQVTIVGVIRSTDKSMTNIQYKVDDMTCAPLDVKQWVDTEDPNVDGSVLPPNTYVKISGSLRSFQNHRSVVAFSVRPLEDMNEITSHMLEVVHAHMALSKGQTSGSDASSASHPVTGGSMDTGYTGARDLTNNNLSAHQNQVLSLIKGCPDPQGISLQDLKTRLSNISLPAIKQVVEFLSNEGHIFSTIDEDHFKSTDYEM; encoded by the exons ATGCGCATGGTTGAATCCTCCGCGCGCGAGTCTCCGACGGGAAGAAGCTGGATTTACTTGTGTTTGCTGTCACTAGCCTTGCGAATTAAATATAGTTTAAACGACGCCAATTCGAGTACAATGTGGAACCAGG GAGGAGGATACAACGACTCGAGTGCGGCTGTCGGTGGCTACACTCAGTCCCCCGGTGGATTTGCGTCGCCTTCCTTGTCTCAGGGTGGAGAGAAGAAAACG agAACCCGAGCCTCCCAGATCATCCCCTGCACcgtatcccagctaattaccgCTAACCACGTGGATGAAATCTTCAAAGTGGGCGAAGTGGAGGTGTCGCAG GTGACCATCGTGGGCGTCATTCGGAGTACGGACAAATCCATGACCAACATTCAGTACAAGGTGGACGACATGACGTGCGCTCCCTTGGATGTGAAACAGTGGGTGGACACAGAG GACCCCAACGTGGACGGCTCGGTGCTGCCCCCTAACACGTACGTCAAAATCTCCGGAAGTCTGCGCTCCTTCCAG AATCACAGGTCGGTGGTTGCGTTCAGCGTGAGACCCCTGGAGGACATGAATGAAATCACGTCGCACATGCTGGAGGTGGTCCATGCGCACATGGCGCTCAGCAAGGGTCAAACTTCG GGTAGCGACGCCTCATCCGCGTCACACCCCGTAACCGGCGGCAGTATGGACACGGGCTACACGGGCGCGCGTGACCtcaccaacaacaatttaagcgccCATCAGAACCAG GTTCTGAGTTTGATCAAAGGCTGTCCGGACCCGCAAGGCATCAGTCTTCAAGACCTGAAGACCAGACTGAGCAACATCAGCTTGCCGGCCATCAA GCAAGTGGTGGAATTCCTCAGCAACGAAGGTCACATCTTCTCCACCATCGACGAAGACCACTTCAAGTCAACTGACTATGAGATGTAG
- the themis2 gene encoding protein THEMIS2 isoform X2: protein MSFPLQEYMASLDNACLPRILQVCSGVYFQGSVYEISGNEVSFSTGDVVKVTDMELSSICCHDVDNDETFELPVDHTGLMKVIPEETPYSTVEELVKLRPLGLNSCLPVTFASHSKLTLDGVALGAGATLTVVSLLEDEKSCRCRVRLGPDQPPAEVTVPLSTRGEFYVHQGEERFVPRDIATSPHLRSQRFCFENATLGNHALILSPVYQIRGVMNLRKNLLRFPSSLAVDVVDITDTCQDLSFLTPLTLPEVHSQPDQAFPMTMEVLEGPETSALLKCSWLAQLQKGTTLILHQRSTSSMTVLSSSTGRKSRQYFLVSERYGGRFRKRPRRFDSTYELYEASTQIPGLKLSVVSNHEEVEEEGLPGLALGEQLEVIGCQKQVQLPCGQAETLVCRRLRDSDDDEDEDPDGEGVREDHVYLPLYMQGQFVELLRDNKKYTLEVLSNKVLLDVKVVTRDPELENDPLVGFSCLRIEGTTLEATIQASFPDTPELCFLIPVHRLSVTLFRSQQPLPWSSNQSPKCSVEPVIEVTDQFLREFRNENAPLANPPPRPPKRNLSVPQAAKSKGSNNQTLWNRRSSSPLPPTPNVRHEPPPPPPARKFPTTIHTSQRSYTSNPYVGMSSQVKGPVEKSEDVYEQTEELSEMLKKAKETIVYY from the exons ATGTCGTTCCCTCTCCAGGAGTACATGGCGTCCCTGGACAACGCTTGTCTCCCAAGAATCCTGCAAGTCTGCTCCGGGGTCTACTTCCAAG GGTCCGTCTACGAGATCTCTGGAAACGAAGTCAGCTTCTCCACCGGCGATGTCGTCAAGGTCACCGACATGGAACTCTCGTCCATCTGCTGTCATGACGTCGACAACGACGAGACCTTCGAGCTACCCGTGGATCATACAG GCTTGATGAAAGTGATCCCAGAGGAAACCCCATACAGCACGGTGGAGGAGCTAGTCAAGCTGAGGCCCTTGGGCCTGAATTCCTGCCTACCCGTAACCTTCGCTAGCCACTCTAAGCTGACCCTCGATGGCGTTGCGTTGGGGGCCGGGGCCACCCTGACGGTGGTGTCGCTGCTGGAGGACGAGAAGAGCTGCCGCTGCCGAGTCCGGCTCGGGCCAGACCAGCCCCCGGCCGAGGTGACCGTGCCACTGAGTACCCGCGGCGAATTCTATGTCCACCAGGGCGAAGAGCGTTTCGTCCCCAGGGACATCGCGACATCGCCGCATTTGCGCAGTCAGCGCTTTTGCTTCGAGAACGCCACCCTCGGCAATCACGCCCTGATCCTCAGCCCCGTGTACCAGATCCGCGGGGTCATGAACC TGAGGAAGAACCTGTTGCGATTCCCCTCCAGCTTGGCAGTGGACGTGGTGGACATCACCGACACGTGCCAAGACCTCAGCTTCTTGACCCCCCTAACCCTGCCAGAGGTTCACTCCCAACCGGACCAAGCCTTCCCCATGACGATGGAGGTCCTGGAGGGTCCTGAGACCTCCGCTTTGTTGAAGTGCAGTTGGCTAGCGCAGCTCCAGAAGGGAACCACGTTGATTCTCCACCAGAGGTCCACCTCCTCCATGACCGTGTTGTCCAGCTCCACCGGCCGCAAAAGCCGGCAGTATTTCCTGGTATCCGAGCGGTACGGGGGGCGCTTCCGCAAGCGACCCAGGAGATTCGACTCCACCTACGAGCTCTACGAGGCCTCCACGCAAATCCCGGGACTGAAGCTTTCCGTCGTGAGCAACCACGAGGAAGTAGAGGAGGAGGGCCTTCCCGGGCTCGCCCTGGGGGAGCAACTGGAGGTCATTGGGTGCCAGAAACAAGTTCAACTCCCGTGCGGCCAAGCGGAAACCCTCGTTTGCCGACGCCTCCGGGACTCggacgacgacgaagacgaGGATCCGGACGGCGAGGGGGTCCGGGAAGACCACGTTTACCTGCCTTTGTATATGCAAGGGCAATTTGTGGAGCTGCTGCGCGACAACAAGAAGTACACACTGGAGGTCCTGAGCAATAAGGTTCTTCTGGACGTGAAGGTGGTGACTCGGGACCCCGAGCTGGAAAACGACCCTCTAGTCGGGTTCTCCTGTCTACGGATTGAGGGGACAACGCTAGAAGCCACGATCCAGGCTAGCTTCCCGGACACCCCTGAGCTCTGCTTCCTGATCCCGGTTCACAGGCTTTCCGTGACCCTGTTTCGAAGCCAACAGCCTCTACCGTGGTCCTCGAACCAGAGCCCGAAATGCAGCGTGGAACCCGTAATAGAGGTTACGGATCAGTTCTTGCGGGAGTTTCGAAACGAGAACGCTCCTCTCGCAAATCCCCCTCCTAGACCTCCGAAAAGGAACCTATCCGTGCCGCAAGCCGCCAAAAGCAAAGGGTCTAACAACCAGACGTTGTGGAATAGAAGAAGCTCCTCCCCGTTGCCGCCAACG CCAAATGTAAGGCATGaaccgccaccgccaccaccgGCGCGCAAGTTCCCCACCACTATTCACACCTCACAGAGGAGCTACACAAGCAACCCGTACGTGGGAATGAGCAGTCAGGTCAAAG GGCCGGTGGAAAAGAGCGAGGACGTCTACGAACAAACTGAGGAGTTGTCGGAAATGCTGAAGAAAGCTAAAGAGACCATCGTGTATTATTAG